A region of Betta splendens chromosome 13, fBetSpl5.4, whole genome shotgun sequence DNA encodes the following proteins:
- the LOC114868492 gene encoding uncharacterized protein LOC114868492, translated as MEGVITLSSKGHPVSAEVVEEVSEYPLLAKGANLQYVPRPTMDLEGLLQRLPCLYDGAGKWVAAFEEETIATILAVGDLKALLGKVLGKQEMEETLRSTQMNAYAGTQAHDGELFNMHRNVLWTALRLRYPTRIQPDSIVAVPIKDDESPQAYVHLTRKEWIRQTGGRPDEDIFHRQALRKRIVDGLPLPAQSKLGDAVGLYTMPFEQFIDHVIDAVTKIRSAALRQKQQDEETVRKLTRQQLTEGRKKIQAGVQPVAAAGHAPPPTITAPPAVQPQVIYVQSGGWRGGPPRMRGGAAIGRARVMWGNQENEVRFYRCWRVGHMRRQCYGSMRQIPQGAPRQIGLTSPWQGLPAGY; from the coding sequence ATGGAAGGCGTCATCACGCTCAGCTCCAAGGGACATCCAGTGTCAGCAGAGGTAGTAGAGGAGGTGTCCGAATACCCTCTGCTGGCCAAAGGAGCGAATCTGCAGTATGTGCCCAGGCCAACAATGGATCTGGAAGGGCTGCTGCAGAGACTGCCATGTCTGTATGATGGCGCCGGGAAATGGGTAGCAGCCTTCGAAGAAGAAACCATAGCCACCATCCTGGCAGTGGGTGACCTCAAGGCCCTCCTTGGAAAGGTGCTGGggaagcaggagatggaggagacgctgagatCGACACAGATGAATGCATATGCAGGTACGCAAGCACACGATGGAGAGTTGTTCAACATGCATCGCAATGTGCTGTGGACAGCTCTGAGACTTCGTTATCCAACCAGAATTCAACCTGATAGCATTGTAGCTGTGCcaataaaagatgatgagagCCCACAAGCCTATGTTCACCTCACTCGAAAAGAATGGATTAGACAAACAGGTGGAAGACCTGATGAGGACATTTTCCATAGGCAGGCTCTCAGAAAAAGAATTGTTGATGGTTTGCCCTTGCCTGCACAGAGTAAGCTGGGAGATGCAGTGGGGCTATACACCATGCCCTTTGAGCAATTCATCGACCATGTGATCGATGCTGTGACCAAAATTCGTTCTGCTGCGCTccgtcagaagcagcaggatgaagagacGGTGAGAAAACTGACCCGGCAGCAGCTAACTGAAGGGAGGAAAAAGATTCAAGCAGGCGTTcagcctgtggctgcagctggacaTGCACCTCCCCCCACCAtcacagctccacctgctgtccAGCCACAAGTGATCTATGTCCAGTCAGGAGGCTGGAGAGGCGGCCCACCAAGGATGAGAGGGGGAGCCGCGATTGGTAGAGCAAGGGTGATGTGGGGTAATCAAGAAAATGAGGTAAGGTTCTATCGCTGTTGGAGAGTCGGACACATGAGACGTCAGTGTTACGGGTCGATGCGCCAGATCCCACAAGGAGCACCACGGCAGATAGGACTCACCAGTCCATGGCAGGGTCTTCCTGCTGGATACTAG